GTTCTTTGGCTTCAGCGGCAACTTCGTTCTTGATTTCGCCGGCAATGGCGACTCCATCTAACAGCTTGGCCACGTCTTTTTTGTCTCCATAACAATCGTACCGGGAACCGGGGTTGCCTGTTGTGCGTAAGAAAATGTCACAAAAGGGTTACAACTGGTTACTTCAAATGCTGCAACTCGATGGCCACAAAAGCGTCTAATCAAACAGGTGGTAGGAAGATCACGAAAGGAGCGGAGAGGCAGATGGCACAGGAGATAGAAAAGGGCATCGAGAAGTTCACTGAACAGGACCTCGCAGGCCTGCGGAACGACCTGTTGCAATCAGGGCTGGATAGCTGGCAGGCAGGGGAGCTGATTTCCAACTTCCTAATGGGTCGCGGCTATGGCGTATCGAATCAGGCGGCAAGGAATGCTGCCACACGCATTGAGTCCGCTTCCTGTTCGTTGGAGACCATGCAGCGCGAGTTGGAGCGCGTTGCTCTGGTGATGTAGTTCAAGATTGATGTTATGAAGTAAAAGCCCGCGACTTCGCGGGCTTTTCTTCGTTTTGAGAACAGATCTTTTTTATTCGTACTTCAGCGTGGTAACCGGGTCGAGTTCCGCGGCGCGACGCGCAGGTAACGTGCCGAAGATTACGCCAACGATGACCGATGTCAGCAGCGCAACCACGGCCGACATCCAGGAATGAGGGACCTTGACGGGTGTCAGGAAGGTGACAGTGAATGGAATTGCCAGGCCGATGACGGTGCCGACGACGCCGCCAGAGAGTGAGAGAAAGATACTCTCGGTGAGGAACTGCATCAGTATCTCGCGCCTGGTGGCGCCCAGGGCTTTTCGAATACCGATCTCCCGGATACGCGCCTGCACATTGGCCAGCATGGAGTTCATGATGCCCACACCACTCACGATGAGTGTGATGGCAGCAGCTAATGTGAGTACAATCGTCAGCATCGTGGCGATCTGAGCCATTACGTGTAGCACCTGCGTCAGGGTAAAGGCGGTATAGACGCTGGTGGGACGATGGCGCGACTTGATGATCTCAAGAATGCGCTTGGCGGCCGGCTCAACCTGGGAGCTGTTGGCTACGGTGAAGAAGATCTGCTTTACGCTGTCTGTGCCCTGGAAGTAGCGGGCGACTTGATAGGGGATCAGGATGGTCTGATCGCTGATCTCTGACTGACCGAATGTTTCGACACTTTCTTCAAAGACGCCGACGATCAGGAAGGGAATTCCGCTGACGGTCAGTGTGTTGCCGATGGCGCCTTCCGAGCCGCCGAAGAGAGAGCGCGCCAGAGACTTGACGATGACGGCCACCTTGGCGTGCGAGATGGCATCCTGATCGTCAAAGAAGCGGCCGCTCAGCACCTTCAGGTTGCGGACCTGTTTATATTGCGGCGAGACACCCAGAAGCATGGCGTCTTTGGTGAGGCCGCTTCCCATGCTGATGCGGTCATGGAACTCCAGCATCGGCGAGGAGGCGATGATGCCGGGCACGGCGGACTTAACCGCCTCCATATCGGCATTGGTCATAAAATCAGGGGTCGAGGTATTGTCAGGCCCGGCGACGCTGCCACCGTTGAACTGCATCTCGATCATGTTGGGGCCGATCGAGGAGATCAGGTTCAGGGCGTAGTCCTTGCCGGTAAGGCCCAGGGTGACGACCAGGATGATGGAGGCGGACCCGATCACCATGCCCAGCATAGTGAGCAGAAAGCGGGCTTTGCTGGCCTTAAAGCTATCAATGGCGAGGTTTATGGTCTCCGAGAACATCAAGGAGGTCTTGGCAGACTTCAGGGTGCTCTCAAAGGTCCTCGCCCGTTGCGCCGGGCGCGCCGGAGATGAAGCTACGGTGGCCATATCCTCTTCTCATTAGAGCACTTCTACCTGAAAAAGGAGCACGAAAAACGGGCGAAAATCGCACCCGGAGGGGTGGGCTTGGTATGCTAACCCTCAGCGCACCTGCCTCAAGCGGAGGGATGTGTGAGTGGTTGAAACAGGCGGTCTTGAAAACCGCTTTGGGCGAAAGTCCAACGGGGGTTCGAATCCCTCTCCCTCCGCCATAAGAAGCTTAAGTGCGTCCTGAGTTGCCCCGGGATTTTCGGGATTCTGCTCAGAAACCACCTTTCCGGCGCCCGCTTTGCTTTACACGACCAACAATCTAAGGATCAAGTCGACCCGAGTTGTTCTGCCTCCGGTCTTTCTGGAAGAAGAGATGCCCGTCACCGAGCGGGCCTCAGCTACCGTTTTTGACGCGCGTCGCCAGGTCGTCGAGGTTCTCGACGGCATCGACGATCGTCTTGTCGTGGTGGTCGGCCCCTGCTCGATTCACGACCCCGATGCCGCCCGTGAGTATGCCGGGCTGCTGCGCGAGGCGATTACGGAGCTCTCGGACGAGCTGATGATCGTGATGCGGCTCTACTTCGAGAAGCCGCGGACCACGGTCGGCTGGAAGGGTCTGATCAATGACCCGTATCTCGATGAGTCATTCCGCATCAATGACGGGCTTCGCATCGCTCGCCGCCTGCTGCTCGATCTGGCGGAGATGGGCGTGCCGGCAGGCACGGAGTTCCTGGATATGATCTCGCCGCAGTACGTGGCGGATCTTGTCAGCTGGGGCGCGATCGGAGCGCGTACGACGGAGAGCCAGGTGCATCGCCAGCTTGCCTCCGGACTCTCCTGCCCGGTTGGCTTCAAGAACGGCACCTCGGGCAATGTGCAGATCGCGATCGATGCGATTCTTTCGGCGAACCATCCACATACGTTCCTGGGAACCTCGGACACGGGCCAATCGGCGATTCTGCTGACATCGGGCAATCCGGACTGCCACATCATCCTGCGCGGCGGCCGGCAGACGACGAACTTCGATGCGGCCTCGGTTGCTTCTACGGCGGAGCAGATGGAAAAGGCCTGGGTCAAGCCGCGCATCATGATCGACTGCAGCCATGCGAACAGCGGTAAGGATCATCGCAAGCAGGGCGCTGTCTGCCGCGATGTTGCCGGGCAGATTGCAGCGGGCGACAGCCGCATCATGGGTGTGATGATCGAGAGCAATCTCGTCGCCGGGACGCAGCCGCTGGTGAATGGCAAGGCGCAGGTCTACGGGCAGAGCATCACGGACGCGTGTATCGACTGGGCCGAGACGCAGGTTCTGCTGCGTGATCTAGCGGTCGCTGTGCGTGAGCGCAGAGTGAAGAAGGGCGCGGCTCAGGCGGTAGCGGCTGCTGAGTAGGTTGCGAGCCCACTGGCTTGGGCTTCAGATCGTATCGTCAATTGACCGTGAAACTGGGTGACTCATCCATTGCATATCGGGGTCCCCGGCGAACTTGTTCGCTGGGGTGACTAGCAATGGGTGAGATATTTGAGCGTAGCCGAACCCGCTTGATCATTGCTCTATAGAGCGGGCCTTCAGCCCTGGTTATTCATATTTCGGCCAAGACCTGGGGCGTTGCCCCAGGCTGATATAGGACGCGCCTTCAGCGCTATAAACGGGGACTTCGTTGGTTGAAAGAGCAGGCTTCCCGTCCGCATAGGTCTCTTTGCCTAGCTTGGTCCTGTGAATGAAGTGAAAGAATACCTCCATCTCATTTCGGAGGCATTCGAACCCGTGACCAAGAACCTTATGCGCGTCGCACTGGCACTCCTGCTGGCTGCACCCTTCACCGCTCACGCCCAGAACAAGGCGGTCGACTTCAATCCGAAGATGCCATTCTCTGATGGCTACATCGCAGGGAACACGCTGTATGTCGCCGGGCAGCAGGGACCGGATGATCATGGCAAGGTAACCGGCACCACCATTGAGTTCCAGACGGAACGCACGATCGCTGCCATCCAGCGCGTTGTCGAGAAGGCCGGTTTCAAGATGACCGACCTGGTCAGTGTGACGGTATATGTGACCGACCTCAACGATGTGCCCAAGATGAACGAGGTCTATAAGCGCCTGATGCCCAACCCCAAGCCCGCTCGCGCGACGGTAAAGGTTGCCGGGCTGATCGGCGATGCCAAGATTGAGATCTCGGCGATTGCTGTGAAGCAGTAGACGAAATCGAGTTAAAAACGAACGGCAGCCCATCACGTGACGTGTGGGCTGCCGAAGTTATTGGGGTTACTTCCAGCCGCCGCCGAGTGCGGCGTAGAGCTGTACCAGCGTGAGTGCTTCGTTCTGCTGTGCGGTTACAAGATTGAGTTGAGCGTTGTAGAGATTGGTGTCGTTGGTTAGTACTTCCAGGTAGGCTGTGGAGCCGCCCTGGTAGCGCATGCGCGCGAGGCGGACGGCGTCTTCGGCCGAGGCTACCAGCTTCTGCTGCTGTTCGCGTGTAGCCTTCGTCTTGTTCATCGCGATGAGGGCGTTGGAGACGTCGCGCAGGGCTCCGGCGATGGTCTGCTGGTAGCTGATGACGAGCTCTTTCTGCTGCTCTTGCGAGAGCTGCAGTTGGCCGCGCAGTTTGCCACCCATGAAGAGCGGTTGTGAGAGTTGGCCGATGCCGTAGATGGTGCGGCTGTCGGTGCTGAAGATGTTGCTCAGGCTGTCGCCGCCCACACCGGCGGAGCCGGTGATGGTGAGCGTTGGGAAGAACTGCGCGCGAGCGATGCCGATCTGTGCGTTGGCTGCGATCAACTGTGTCTCAGCCTCCTGGATGTCCGGACGGCGCTCGAGGAGTTGCGAGGGCATGCCCACGGGAACGTCCTGCGGCGGCGGAGCCAGTATGTTGTCCGCGTGGCGGGCGACGGGACCGGGGTTGCGGCCCAGGAGAATGCTCAACGAGTTCTCCTGTTGCGCAATCTGTTGTTCGAGCTGCGGGATCTGTGCCGTTGCAGTGTAAAGAAGCTGTTCGGCCTGGCGCTGGTCAGAGAGCGGAGCAGAACCGGCATTGGTCAGCGTCGAGGTGAGCTTTAACGACTCTTCGCGCGCCTTGACGGTCTGCCTCGTGATCTCGAGCTCGTGGTCAAGAGCTCGCAACTGCAGATACGAGGTGGTGATCTGTTGCACGAGGGTGACGCGCACAGCACGCTCTGCCCAGACCTGATTCAGCAACTTCGCACGCTGCACGTCGGTTTGTTTGCGGTAGAGTCCCCAGAAGTCCGGAACCCAGCTAATGCCGAGGTTCAGACCGCCAAAAGCCAGTGGGCTGGAGATGTTGCCGATCGACGATGGGATATCGGCGCCGATGCCGTTGCCGCCCGCGGTGATCTGCGGGAACTGTCCGGCGCGGGTGATCTTTACCTGTGCCTGCTGCTCCAGGATGCGTTGCGCGGCGATGCGGACGTCGAAGCTGTTGCCCATGGCTTCTTTGATCAGGGTCTGCAGCTCCGGCTCCTGGAAGACCTCGGGCCATGTCTTATCGCCCAGCGATGCCTGCGTGTTGGTGGCGACCTGCGACTCATCAGCTCCGCGGAATGCTTCCGGAGCCTGATAGGCAGGGCGCTTGTACTTTGGCCCGACGTTGCAGCCAGTCAGCAGTGTAAGTGCGATGGCGCCTGCGAGCAGGGGTGCGATTACCTTCTGACGAGTGGATCTCATGCGTGCTCTCCCTCGGCCGGAAGGCCAGGTGCAGCGGAGCCCTCGGTATCGTGCGGCTCTACCGGATGTGTGCTGTCCATGGTGGTGTCTTTTCGGCCCTTGATGAAGCGGAGCGAGAGATACTCCACGACACTGAAGGTGGTTGGAATCATCAGCACGCCGATAACGGTCGAGAGCAGCGTTCCGCCGATGACGACGGTGCCCAGAATGCGGCGCGATGCCGCGCCCGAGCCGGTCGCGATCCAGAGCGGAGCGCAACCGAAGACGAAGGCGAGTGCTGTCATCACGATGGGGCGGAAGCGCAGCCGGGCTGCATTCAATGCGGCTTCGGCGATGCTCTGTCCCTTCTCGTAGTTCGCCTTGGCGAACTCGACGATAAGGATGGCGTTCTTCGCAGAGAGACCGATCAACATGATCAGACCGATAGTCGCGAAGATGTCGTTCTCGAATGAACGCATATTCAGGGCAAGATAGGCGCCTAGAATTGCGACCGGTGTGCTGAGCAGCACGCTGAAGGGAAGCGTCCAGCTCTCATACAGCGCTGCAAGAATAAGGAAGACGAAGAGGATCGAGAGCGAGAAGACGGCCCACGACGGAACGCCCTGTTCGGCCTGACGCTCCTGGAAGGTCATGCCCTGGTAGTCGTAACCCATGCCTTCGGGCATCGATTCTTTGAAGGCTTCTTCCAATGCATGCCGTACCTGCGCGGAGCTGTAGCCAGGTTTGCCGGCTACGTTCAACTGTGCTGCTCCGTATTCGTTGAAGCGCAGAATGAACTCCGGTCCGGTAATCTGCTTGGTCTTCACCAGGGCAGATAGCGGTACCTGGCTGCCATTCACACTGCGGACGTAGAACTGGCTGATGTTCTGGATCCGCGTGCGCGATTCGCCTTCGGCTTCCACGTAGGTCTGCCATTGGCGGCCGAAGCGATTGAAGTAGTTCACCAGGTAGCCGCCCATGAAGGTCTGCATGGTGGAGTAGACATCGCCCAGATTGACCTGCTGCTGCAACACACGCTCGCGGTCGACGTCGACATAGAGCTGAGGCACCGCGGGCAGATACGACGGAATCACCGCGGCGATCTCAGGCCGCTTCTGCGCGGCTCCGAGGAAGGCGACGAGGTTTTTCGTCAGGAACATAGGATCGTCTTTGCCGGAGCGATCCTGCAGGATCATGGTGACGCCGCCCGATGTACCGATACCAGGAATGGCCGGCGGTGGGAAGGAGAAGGCGATGCCATCGCTCAGGCCGCCGATGGCCTTCTGGATGTTGGCCTGAATGCCGGCAACCTGCTCCTCCTTGCTCTTGCGCTCTTCCCACGGCTTCAGGGAGACGAAGAAGAAGGCGGTGTTGGTGCTTTGTGTCTGCGTCAGCAGGCTGAAGCCGTTGACGCCGATCACGCCCTTGATGCCGGGGATCTTCATCAGCGAGTCGGTGATCTGCTGCGCTGCGGCGTCCGTGCGTTGCAGCGAAGAAGCATCGGGCAACTGCAGGGCCATGTAGAGGTAGCCCTGGTCTTCTTCCGGAATGAAGCCGCCAGGCAGGCGAGCCCCGATCAGCATGGCTGCGCCCGCAACCACAACCAGCAGGACCATGGTGAAGGCTGACTTGTGCAGCATCAGGCTTGACGTGGAGACGTACTTCTCCGTGGTGCGTCCGAATAGGCGATTGAAGCCATCGAAGAAGCGGCGCAGCGGTCCACGTGCACCTTCCTTCTTCGGCTTGAGCAGCAGAGACGCAAGGGCGGGGCTGAGCGTCAGTGCGTTGAAGGCCGAGATCAGTACTGAGATCGCAATGGTGATAGCGAATTGTTGATACAGCCGGCCGGTGATACCGGGGATGGCTGCGGTGGGGATGAAGACGGCGGCAAGAATCAGAGCGATGGCGACGACCGGGCCGGAGACCTCTTCCATGGCGCGATAGGTCGCTTCCTTGGGAGAGAGGCCCTGGTCCATCAGGTGCTCGACGGCTTCCACAACGATGATGGCGTCGTCGACGACCAGACCGATCGCAAGCACCAGACCGAAGAGGGAGAGTGTGTTGATAGAAAAGCCGAGCAGCGGAAAGATGATGAAGGTACCGATCAGCGAGACAGGTACGGCCATCAGCGGGATGAGGGTTGCTCGCCATCCCTGCAGGAAGATGAAGGTCACGATGATGACCAGCACCAGGGCTTCTACCAGGGTTTCGGTGATCTCGTGGATGCCGGCGGTGACCGCCAGCGTGGTATCCAGCGGGACATCGTAGGTGAGTCCCTGCGGGAAGTTCTTCGACAGCTCATCCATGCGCTTGCGGACACCGGCGGCGACTTCGACCGCGTTCGATCCGGGAAGCTGATAGATGGCCATAACGCCTGAGGGCGCGTTGTTGTAGCGGGCAGTCAGGTTGTAGATCTGAGTGCCGAGCTCGATGCGGGCGACATCCTTCAGATGAAGGATCGACCCATCGGCATTGGCGCGGACAACGATGTTCCCGAACTCGTCTGCCGTGGTGAGACGGCCCTGCGAGCGTACGGTGTAGGTGAACTGCTGTCCGTTCGGAACAGGTTCTCCGCCGATCTGGCCGGCAGGATGCACGCTGTTCTGTGTCTGCAGTGCGTTGATGACCTCAGGGACGGTGACACCGAGTTTGGCCAACTGGTCCGGCTTCACCCATACGCGCATGGCGTATTGTCCGCCGAAGATCTGCACACGCGAGACACCTTTGACGCGCGCGATCTCATCCTGCAGGTTGATGATGCCGTAGTTGGTGAGGAACTGCGCGTCGTACTTATTCGTAGGAGAGTTGAGGCTGACCAGCATCAGCGGTGAGGTCAGCGCCTTCTGCACGGTGACGCCCGAGGTATTCACCTCACTGGGCAATTGCGACTGTGCCTGAGAGACGCGGAGCTGAGAGAGAATCTGGTCGGTGTCGGCGTTTGTCTTGACGTCGAAGTCAACGTATAGCGAGGTCTGCCCGTTGTTCGCGTTGACTGAGGACATGTAGATCATGTTGTCGACGCCGTTCATCTGCTGTTCGAGCGGCGTGGCAACGGCTTGTTGCAGTGTTTTGGCGTCGGCGCCGGGATAGGTGGCCTGCACCAGGATCTCGGGCGGAACAATGTTGGGATATTGCGATGTCGGCAGGGTGAACATTGACACCAGTCCGATCACCACGGTGATGATGGCGATTACGATAGCCACGATGGGCCGGCGGATGAAGAACTTTGACACGGTTACCTCCCGGCCGGCTGAATCGAAGCGGATGTTTGCAGTTCAGTGACGTGAGGAGCAACGGGTGCGCCCTCGCGGAGCTTCTGCAGGTTGTCGGTAATCACCTTCGCTCCTGCAGGAATGCCACTCTCGACCACCCAGTTGTTGCCGTACTGCGGTCCGAGTTTCACCGCCGCAGCGTGGACCTTGCCGTCGTCTCCAGCGAGATAGACCTGCTGGATGCCCTGAATCTCAGCGACTGCCGTTTGAGGAATCAGGATGGCGTTGTGCTGAATCTGCGTTTCGGCGTGCACGCGGCCAAACTGACCAGGGCGAAGCACATTGCCGGGGTTGGCGAAGGAAGCGGCGACGCGAATCGCGCCAGTCTGTGCGTTCATTTGGCGATCGACGAAGACGATGTGTCCCTTCTCGGTATAGGTCTCACCGTTGGAGAGCACTAGTGTCAGGGGAATCTTCGAGGTGCCATTCAGAAGGTCGCTGCTACCGTTGGCGCTGTGATGCGTAAGTGCCAGGTACTCGGCGTCGCTGATGGCGAAGTAGACCTTGATGGGATTGAGCTGTGAGACCGAGGTCAGCACTGAGGTGGGGCCTACCAGGTTGCCTACCTGCGTGGTGGCCTGTCCGGCAACACCGGAGATCAGCGAGCGCACCTGCGTCCATCCCAGGTTCAATTTGGCGGTTTCGACCGAGGCCTCCGCAGACTTTACGGAGGCTTGTGCCTGTGCCATCTGCTGCAGCTCGTTGTCGAGCTGGCTCTGCGCGATTGCCTTGGCCTCGGCTAGCGGCGTGTCACGTTTTACATTGATCTGGGAAAGTTGTAACTGCGCCTTGGCCTGTCCCAGGTTTCCTTCTGCCTGATCGAGTGAGGCCTGGAAGGGACGAGGGTCTATCTCGAAGAGGACCTGTCCCTGTGCCACCGGGGCGCCTTCGCGATAGTTCTGCTTGATTAGATATCCACTCACCTGGGGCTGGATCTGGGTATTCACATAGCCGTCCAGAGTGCCGACCCACTCGCCGGTAAGAGGAACGTCTGCGCCGCGGGCGATGATAGCCGAAACCGGCAGCGGGCCTATTGAGGTCTGGGGTGTTGCTTCGCTCTTTTTCGCACAGCCGGAGAGCAGTACCGCACCCAATAGAGCAGCCGCGGGAAGTGCCCCATGCTGCATTCGTTTTCTAGTAGTCTCGTTCATCCACTTTCACCTTTTGAGGGATCGCCGTTCCAAATCCGGGCTCGGTTCTTTGAATTTCCGATGTACGAAAAATTCATACATGGATGTATCATTTGAGTAGATTGGCCGGAAGCGATGAAAGATGCAGGAAAAAAGCAGGCAGCCTCACGGGTGGTGCAACGGCAGGCACGGGCGCTGAAAACCAGGGCCGATCTGATGCAGGCGGCGCGCAAGGTATTTGCGAAATCAGGTTTTGAGCAGGCCCGGCTCGAAGACATTGCACGTCTCGCAGGGAAGACGCGTGGGGCTTTTTACGCGAATTTCAAAGACAAGGAAGAGGTCTTTTTCGCCCTCTTCGAAGGAAGTCTTGAAGAAGACCGTGGTGTGCTGCATGAGGCCCTGAAGCGCTGCACCTCTATGAAGCAGCGGTTGCAAGTGTTCAGTAAGCATCTTGTGGAGGTGATCCACGACAGGGAACTCATCCTGCTGCATATTGAGTTCAAGACGTATGCGATCCGCAATCCGAAGCGGAAGCGTTTGGCGGAGCTGCTTACGAAGATGGTTGATCAATATGTGGCGCGCGAGGTGGGATCATTGATTCCCGCCCTTCAGAATGCGGATGCGCGCAGTGTTGTTTCTGGTGTGATCGATGGGCTGGCGTTGAATGTACTGTTCGATCCCGAACCGCCGTCTGATGCGGTGTTGGAGCAGGTTATCTTTGCGGTGCTGCAGCAGGTTGTGGGGAAAGCGTGATCGCACCTAGGGTGGGAGCAGCGGGCTTCAGCCCGCTGATAAGTATCCTCTAAACAAATGGGCTTTAGCCCTGGGCCTTCCTTCAAATCAGAAAAAGGCCCAGGGCTAAAGCCCATTTCTTACAAAGCGGATAAACCGTGGGCTGAAAGCCCACGGCTCCCACCTACTACCCTACGTGCCGCAGAAGGTTTTGCTGACGTACTCTTCGGGGCGGGCGGGAGTTGCGTAGGGTTCGAGACCTGGCCGTTCGTCGTAGGGTTGCGCTAGAACTTGCAGCAGATCTTCGAAGGGTTGGAAGTCCTGCTTCTCGGTTGCTGCTTCCAGCGCTGCCTCCACCAGGTGATTGCGCGGGATGTAGATGGGGTTGGTGCGGCGCATCAGCGCAGCGCGCTCTTCAGGTGAGAGATTCTCCTGCGCCAGGCGTTGGCGCCAGCGTGGCTCCCACTCGTCGAATGCGGCCGGGCTGGTGAACATGGAACGGACGCCGGCATTGCCTTCCGCGCCGGCGGCTGCATCGCAGAGACGCCGGAAGGTCAGCGTGTAGTCCGCCCGTTGTTCCATCATGCGATTGAGCAAATCCTCGATCAGGCTTGTGTCGCTCTCCTGCTCTGTTGTCAGGCCCAACTTCCGCCGCATGCCTGTGTTCAGCGCGGCTTCATAGTGTTTGCCGAACTGCTCCAGCGATTCGTAGGCGGAGGCGAGGCCGGCTTCATCGCCGCCTTCTTCTTCCACCAGGAGGGGAAGGATCGTCTCTGCGAGACGCGCCAGGTTCCAGTGCATCGCGTTTGGCTGGTTGCTGTAGGAATAGCGGCCCTGATGGTCGATCGAACTGAAGACCGTGCGCGGATGGTAGGCCTCCATGAAGGCGCATGGACCGTAGTCGATAGTCTCTCCGGAGATCGACGTATTGTCCGTATTCATCACGCCGTGAATGAAGCCGAGCAGCATCCACTGGGCTACAAGTTTTGCCTGGCGGGTGACGACTCCGTCCAGGAAGGCCCGGTAGCGGCGGGTTGCGGTAGCCGCCTCCGAATAATGCCGTTCGATGGCATAGTCGGCGAGTCGGCGGAGGGCGGCAACATCTCCCTGTGCGAAGAAGTACTGAAAGGTTCCAACACGGAGATGGCTTGCCGCGACGCGCGTCAGTACGGCTCCGGGGAGCACAGTCTCACGAAAGACAGCCTGGCCAGTGGTGACTGCGGCGAGCGATCGCGTTGTCGGCACACCTAATGTGGCCATAGCTTCGCTGACGATGTATTCCCGCAGGACCGGTCCGATTGCCGCGCGTCCATCGCCATTGCGCGAGAAGGGCGTGCGGCCCGAGCCTTTGAGCTGAATGTCATAGCGAATACCGTCCCGTCCCACAACCTCGCCGAGTAGGTTTGTCCTGCCATCGCCGAGCTGCCGCACAAAGTATCCGAACTGGTGGCCGGCATAGGCCATCGCGAGAGGCTCTGAGCCCTCAGCGACACGACTGCCTGCAAGTACAGCGACGCCCTCCGGGCTGGCCAGGGCTTCGGCATCCAATCCCAGCAGGTCGGCGAGTTGGAGGTTCAGCTTCACCAGCCGCGGAGTGGTGACTGGCGTGGGTGCAACCCGTGCGTAGAAGTTCTCCGGCAGCCGGGCATAGCTGTTCGCAAAGGGAATGCGAAGTGGCTTCAGGTCGCGATCCTCGGTCAGGCTCATCGTTCTATTTTCCCCGATCTGTGGCGAACGTGTTTTCATCGGAGTATGGTGCAACGCCGGGCAGGCAAGTTAAGCAGGCAGGGAGGTCCGGATGCGCCGCTCTATCGGGTTGCTCTTGTCATTGAAACCTCTACGCAGTTTGGCCGCACGCTGCTTGGCGGGATTGCGCAGTATATCCGCGAGACCGGGCCGTGGTCAGTGCTGTTTACGGACAGAGCCGTGAATGATGCTCCGCCAGCGTGGCTGTGCGATGCCAGGGTGGACGGCATTATCACCCGCGTTCCATCGCCGGCTATTCGCGAGATTGTGACCCGTAAGGGCGTTCCGGTGGTCGATCTGAACGAACAGACCGCCGATCTGGGTATTCCGCAGATCTCCAACGACCACTCCGCCGTCTCCCGCATGGCCGCGGATCATCTGTTGAAACGCGGCTACCAGAACTTCGCTTTCATTGGCCACTCCGGACATTCCTGGTCTGATGAGCGTGAACGTACCTTCGCCCGCATCCTGCGTACGAAAGGCTACCGCTGTTCCACATACGCGGACAGCAGACTGCAGGTCTCGGAGCTGCGGGAAGGTGTATGGAACACGGAACTGGATGCCCTGGTGCAGTGGGTGGCAAATCTGCCCAAACCGATTGGCATCATGGCCAGTACTGACTTTCGCGGATTGCAGGTGCTTACGGCCTGCCGCGTGGCAGGCATTGCTGTCCCAGAGACAGCCGCGGTTGTCGGTGTTGGAGCGGATGATATTGCCTGTGCCTTGTCGGACCCTCCGCTTTCGAGTGTCGTGCTGGATGCGTGGCGCATGGGGTATGAGGCCGCACATCTGCTTGACAGAATGATGCGTGGGGCGAAGATCCATCCGGGGTTTCAGAAGAGAATTCCACCGGTCGAGGTCTCGGTGCGGCGCTCGACCGACGGTATCGCCATCTCCGATCCGCTGGTGGCAAAGGCTGCCCGCTTTATTCAGGATCGCGTCACCTATGCAACACAGGTGAATGATGTGGTGCGATACGTCGGTGTTTCCGGGACGACGCTGCAGACGCGCTTTCGCAAAGAGCTGGGTAAATCCATTCACGATGTGATTCTGGAAACGCGGCTTCGCAGAGTGAGAGAGTTGCTGACGGAAACCGACCTGCCCTTAGCTGAAGTGGCATCGCGCTGTGGGTTCCGGCACATGGAATACCTTACCCAGATGATGAAGCTGCGCACCGGCTGGACTCCGGGACAGTACCGTAAACAGCACACCGTAGTGGGGCGCAAAGGGCATTCCTGAGCGTTGAAAATCTTATCTCGATAAGAAAACGAGTAGTTTTCGACAGGCGGATATCGCGCATAAAACCAAAGAATGAATGGGATTAGAGGCGTGTTACCGGTTGTTTTGGGATTCCTTTGTAAACCTTAAAAATAATCTCGCATTCACAAACGCTGGAAGCCGGTTGGATAGTCTGCGCTCATCGCCGCTACAGGAAGCGCTTTTGAGCATCGTTCGCATGCTCCGGCAGTGTGCCTTGTCTGGGATCGCAAGGCGCGCGCACGTATCAGAGAAAAGCTCCGGATGGCAGGCAGACAAGGAAAAGACCTATGCCACG
This genomic window from Terriglobus albidus contains:
- a CDS encoding efflux transporter outer membrane subunit is translated as MRSTRQKVIAPLLAGAIALTLLTGCNVGPKYKRPAYQAPEAFRGADESQVATNTQASLGDKTWPEVFQEPELQTLIKEAMGNSFDVRIAAQRILEQQAQVKITRAGQFPQITAGGNGIGADIPSSIGNISSPLAFGGLNLGISWVPDFWGLYRKQTDVQRAKLLNQVWAERAVRVTLVQQITTSYLQLRALDHELEITRQTVKAREESLKLTSTLTNAGSAPLSDQRQAEQLLYTATAQIPQLEQQIAQQENSLSILLGRNPGPVARHADNILAPPPQDVPVGMPSQLLERRPDIQEAETQLIAANAQIGIARAQFFPTLTITGSAGVGGDSLSNIFSTDSRTIYGIGQLSQPLFMGGKLRGQLQLSQEQQKELVISYQQTIAGALRDVSNALIAMNKTKATREQQQKLVASAEDAVRLARMRYQGGSTAYLEVLTNDTNLYNAQLNLVTAQQNEALTLVQLYAALGGGWK
- a CDS encoding RidA family protein; the encoded protein is MTKNLMRVALALLLAAPFTAHAQNKAVDFNPKMPFSDGYIAGNTLYVAGQQGPDDHGKVTGTTIEFQTERTIAAIQRVVEKAGFKMTDLVSVTVYVTDLNDVPKMNEVYKRLMPNPKPARATVKVAGLIGDAKIEISAIAVKQ
- a CDS encoding ABC transporter permease, whose protein sequence is MATVASSPARPAQRARTFESTLKSAKTSLMFSETINLAIDSFKASKARFLLTMLGMVIGSASIILVVTLGLTGKDYALNLISSIGPNMIEMQFNGGSVAGPDNTSTPDFMTNADMEAVKSAVPGIIASSPMLEFHDRISMGSGLTKDAMLLGVSPQYKQVRNLKVLSGRFFDDQDAISHAKVAVIVKSLARSLFGGSEGAIGNTLTVSGIPFLIVGVFEESVETFGQSEISDQTILIPYQVARYFQGTDSVKQIFFTVANSSQVEPAAKRILEIIKSRHRPTSVYTAFTLTQVLHVMAQIATMLTIVLTLAAAITLIVSGVGIMNSMLANVQARIREIGIRKALGATRREILMQFLTESIFLSLSGGVVGTVIGLAIPFTVTFLTPVKVPHSWMSAVVALLTSVIVGVIFGTLPARRAAELDPVTTLKYE
- a CDS encoding 3-deoxy-7-phosphoheptulonate synthase, encoding MLYTTNNLRIKSTRVVLPPVFLEEEMPVTERASATVFDARRQVVEVLDGIDDRLVVVVGPCSIHDPDAAREYAGLLREAITELSDELMIVMRLYFEKPRTTVGWKGLINDPYLDESFRINDGLRIARRLLLDLAEMGVPAGTEFLDMISPQYVADLVSWGAIGARTTESQVHRQLASGLSCPVGFKNGTSGNVQIAIDAILSANHPHTFLGTSDTGQSAILLTSGNPDCHIILRGGRQTTNFDAASVASTAEQMEKAWVKPRIMIDCSHANSGKDHRKQGAVCRDVAGQIAAGDSRIMGVMIESNLVAGTQPLVNGKAQVYGQSITDACIDWAETQVLLRDLAVAVRERRVKKGAAQAVAAAE